ACTGCCATTGTAGAACAAGTGATCCAAGAGAACGGACTTGATGCTTCGGTCGAAAAGGTGGAAGACATCATGAAGATCATGGAGTACAATGTCATATCCACTCCTGTGCTTGTCATTGATGAACAGATATGCGTTAAAGGCAGGGTACCATCCAAGGCGGAGGTGCTTGATCTTTTGACCAGGACCACGGCCTAAGATGAGCAAGCGGAGAATCCTGATCCTCTGCACAGGCAATTCCTGTCGGAGCCAGATGGCCCATGGTTTCTTGAATGCGTTCGATCCTACGCTCGAAGTTGTTTCGGCCGGAACGGAGCCCGCAAAGGCGGTTCATTCCATGGCGATCGAGGTGATGAAGGCGTACAACATCGACATCAGCACGCACAGGCCGCGATCGGTAGATGACTATTTGGATCGTTCGTTCGACCACGTAATTACCGTGTGTGGCGGGGCCAAGGAGAGTTGTCCGATGTTTACTGGACAGGTGCGTAAGCGCACGCACATCGGTTTCGAAGATCCTGCGCATGCCACGGGAACAGTTGCAGAAATACGTGCCGAATTCGAGCGGATCCGGGATGAGATCCTTGTGGGTTTTTACGCTTATTACCGGAACGAGATCAAGTGATCGTGAGGGACTAGATGTTCGATTGGATCCAGAATATAGCGGACTATTTGGTCTTTGAACTTTTCGCATTGGAGCGAGGTGAGCACCTGGCCGAAGCGCTGAATTTCTTCATTTACGATTCGGTGAAGATCCTGATCCTGCTGTTCATAGTGATCTTTTTGATGGGGATCGTGAATAGTTATTTTCCGATCGAGAAGGTGAGAAATTTCCTTTCGCGCAACAAGCTCTACGGCGCGGAATACCTGATGGCAAGTATTTTCGGAGTGATCACGCCGTTCTGTTCGTGCTCTTCCGTTCCGCTCTTCATTGGCTTCGTCCGCGGCGGTATTCCGCTCGGCGTTACGTTTTCGTTTTTGATCACATCGCCACTGGTGAATGAGATCGCGATCGGTTTATTCATTGGTCTTTTCGGCGCAAAGACGACGATCATTTATGTGATCAGCGGAATTATTCTGGGTTCTGTTGGTGGATACATACTACAACGCTTGAAGCTGGAAGGCCTGCTTACTCCTTGGGTGAAAGAGGTGCTGGCATCTGCGCAACGGGACCAAGAAGTATTCCAAGCCGAGAATCAAACACTGATGCAGCGGTTGCCTGTTATTTGGGCAGAAGTGATGATGATCCTGAAAGGTGTAACCCCTTACGTGATCGTGGGCATTGCCATTGGCGGCCTTATGCATGGCTACATTCCAGAGGGATTCTTTGAGCAGTACATGGCCAAAGAAAACCTTTTCGCCGTGCCGATCGCGACCATTCTTGCGGTACCGATGTACAGCAATGCAGCTGGAATTCTACCCGTGGTACAAGTGCTGGTCGCCAAAGGAATTCCGCTGGGTACGGCCATCGCATTCATGATGGGTGTGGTCGGTCTTTCATTGCCCGAAGCGATGCTCCTTAAAAAGGTAATGACGGTGAAATTGATCGGGATCTTCTTTGGAGTGGTCACGCTTTGCATCATCATCTCTGGCTACGTATTCAACTTGATCTTGTAACCGCATGCTCAACTACACCATAACGGCGCACAGTGCAAAAGGAGGAGAAGCGCATGGAGTTGCAAATAACGGCGCGGTGCGATTCGATGCTTCCGTTAGTGGGCAGGACGGTTTACCGAACCCGACCGAATTGCTGTTGACCGCGTTGGCAGCCTGTATGCTGAAGAACGTAGAACGTTTTTCAGAGATCCTCAAATTCGATTACGAGACCGCTGATATTGAGATCTACGGTGTGCGCAACGACTCACCACCCTTCATCTCCGAGATCACCTACACACTCACAATAACCTCCGATATGGAAGAGCGGACAAAGGATCTGCTCCATCGGAACATTCTGAAATTCGGCACGATAACCAATACGCTTGCAAGATCAACTCAATTGAACGGAACGCTAAAAACAACCTACCAACAATGAACTACCTGAAGTTTACAACACTGGCTTTTTTACTGCTTGCTATAGCACCATTAAGCAGCAGCGCCCAAGACGCAACACCAAAGGATGTGAGCGTGATCCGTGCGAAGCTCATGCTCCGCAACGGCTCTACCATGATCGACGTGCGCGAGAAGGAAGAGGTAGCCGAAGTGGCATATGATGTGGAGAATGTGATCAATATCCCGCTTAGCCAATTGCAAGCGCGGATGAGCGAAGTACCCAAAGACAAACCCTTGGTGATCGCTTGCCAAAGTGGAAGTCGGAGCGAACAAGCGTCGATGATCCTCTTGGAAAATGGCTATACCGATCTGGTGAACATGGAGGGTGGCATGAATGCATGGCAAGAAAAGGGGCTAGAAGTGATCGCAGACGGAAAGTCGGATAAAAAAGCCTGTTGCGCAGACCCGAAAAGCAAGGACTGCAACCCCGATGGCACGTGTAAGCCCGGAGCAAAGGCCAAGGAAAAAGCTTGCTGTAGTGGAACAAAAAAGTAGAATAATTCAACACGTGAACAACCATGAGAGCGCTCATTTTTCTAGCCGCCGGACTCTTGTCCTTATCGGCCTGCACACAACCAGAAACGGCTAAAACGCCAGTGAATACGGCCACAACGAACACAGTGGAGTTGATCGATTTCTACGGCGCGCATCGCTGTGTAACCTGCGAAGCCATTGAGACCAACGCAAAGTATACCGTAGAACACTTTTTCAGTGAAGCCGTCAGCGCTGGAAAACTCAGTTTTAAAACGGTGAATGTGGATGAAGAAAAGAACTACGACATGGCCGAGAAATTCGAAGCCACGGGAACTGCCTTGTTCATCAACGTGATCAAGGACGGCACCGAGCATCACATCGACCTCACCGAATTCGCATTCGCGAAAGGGAAAGATAAGGAAGCCTTTTCCACGGAGTTGAAAGCGAAGTTGGAAGAACAACTCGGAATGTTGTGATCGAGTATTTGCAAGCCATATTGGACAACTATGAACTGCCGATACTTTCGGCATTCATTCTCGGACTGATGACCGCCATCAGCCCGTGTCCATTGGCAACAAACATCACGGCAACGGCCTTCATTGCTAAGAATATTCAAAGTAAGCCGAAGGTGTTGTTGAGCGGTCTGCTCTACTCGTTGGGCCGCGCATTCAGCTACACGGTCATCGGACTGATGCTGTATTTCGGGGCGAGCAAATTCCATGTTGCCCGGTTCTTTCAGCAGAACGGTGAGAAGTATCTCGGGCCGTTGCTCATCATTATCGGCTTGATGATGCTCAATGTGATCCGGTTGAAATTCCTTGAGGGTAGCAGCGTACAGGATCGTCTTGCGGAGCGGTTCAAGGACAAAGGGTTATTGGGTTCGTTCCTGCTCGGTGTGATCTTTGCACTGGCGTTCTGTCCATATAGCGGCGCGCTTTATTTCGGGGTCCTGATACCGATGACCATTTCAAGTACATCGGGGTTGTACTTGCCGGTGGTGTTCGCCATTGGAACAGGACTTCCGGTGATGGTCTTCACGTACTTATTGGCGTTCGCAGTTTCGCGGATCGGCGGCGTGTTCACCACAGTGAGCAAGTTCGAAAAAGTGATGCGCACTTCCGTGGGCGTGGTATTCATCGCGGTAGGGTTTTACTACGTGCTCCTTTTTGCTCGAACGTATTTCTGATCAATACAAGAGGCAAGGTTTATGGACCTATTTGGTTGAATAGCGACACTTGATAGAATAAGATCATAATGGGAAAATTTGAAAGGTATCTGAGCGTTTGGGTGTTCGCGTGCATTCTGGTGGGGATCGCGATCGGAAAATTTGCTGGGGATTCGATCCTGTTCTTAAGTACGTGGGAAATAGCATCCGTGAATGTACCTGTCGCCATTTTGGTATGGTTAATGATCTATCCCATGATGGTGCAGATCGATTTTTCGTCGATCAAGAATGTGTCCAGCAACTGGAAGGGTCTGGGCTTGACCGTTTTTATCAATTGGGTTGTAAAGCCGTTTACCATGGCCTTTTTTGCGTGGATCTTCTTCACGAAGATCTTTCAAGCGTGGCTGGATCCTGAACAAGCGCAGCAGTACCTTGCTGGTGCCATCTTACTAGGTGCCGCGCCCTGTACCGCAATGGTTTTCGTGTGGTCGTATTTGACCAAAGGCGATGCCAACTACACCTTGGTCCAGGTGTCCGTCAACGACCTGATCCTGTTGGTCGCATTCATTCCGATCGTCCGTTTCCTACTCGGCGTTACCGATATCCACATCCCGTATGATGTCCTGGTTTCATCAGTGATCATCTTCGTGGTGATCCCGTTAACAGCGGGTTACTTGAGCAATAAGTACCTCATCAAAAGCAAAGGGGAACAATGGTTCAAAGATGAATTCCTCACCCGACTCAAACCCGTTTCGATCGCCGCACTCCTGACCACGTTGGTATTGCTCTTCGCGTTCCAAGGAGACAAGATCGTCGACAAGCCGTTGGACATTTTACTGATCGCCGTTCCGCTGACCATCCAGACCTATTTCATTTTCTTTTTGACCTGGTTCATCGGTCGCTACTTGAGGCTGCAGCACAGCATCTGCGCACCATCTGCAATGATCGGCGCGAGCAACTTCTTTGAGCTGGCCGTAGCAGTTGCCATTTCATTATTTGGACTGAATTCCGGCGCATCATTAGCAACCGTAGTAGGGGTGTTGATCGAGGTCCCCGTTATGCTTTCGCTGGTTGCATTGGCGAATAGATGGAGGTATTAGGGGGTGAAGAAGCATGTAGGAACGGTCCATTGAACTGCCACCGCCATCGCAGTGCTAATTTCCGAGAGAACTAAGTTTCTGTTTCAGCGCCAGTGAAAGGTCTGTTTCATTGTGCGGAATTTCGATAGCATCTTGGCAGAAATGCAAGCCACTGTTGCCGATCCACTGCTCGTAGTCATAGTTCTTAATGGTAGTAAACGGTGTCCATTTGCCTTCGTTGGCTACTTGAAATTGGCCACATAGAATGTACAAGGTTTCGTTGTTCGGTTTTATAATATACTTGAACTGAACGTTTCTAAATGCGGTAGGCAGTGGCTTTTGATTCGCGTTAAAATCCTTAGCCGAAATGTCGATCACCGATCGGAGTAAATTTTCGATCGAGTCAGGCTCGAGTTTTAGCGACTCCTGCTCGGTTGCGCTGAGAGCCGTTGTTTGTTCTTCGCTTTCTGTTGGCGATCTACATGACGAGGTACACAGCGCAAAAGGCAATGCAGGTACCACTAGGATCAGGGGCCATGAACCTATTTTTTGTTTCCAATTCGATTGGTTTTTCATGCTGATAGTAGGTTGGTTGTTTTGTAGCGTGCTCTCGAATTTCTTGCCGCTAAAGTAGTGGTGTTGATCTGTCCAACGCTTCAAAATCCAGCACTTTTATGCTTCCTTTTGTCGGGATCATATGCTGCCAAACCCAGTTGTAATGTTCGACAATTCGCTTGGCAT
The nucleotide sequence above comes from Flavobacteriales bacterium. Encoded proteins:
- a CDS encoding permease, which translates into the protein MFDWIQNIADYLVFELFALERGEHLAEALNFFIYDSVKILILLFIVIFLMGIVNSYFPIEKVRNFLSRNKLYGAEYLMASIFGVITPFCSCSSVPLFIGFVRGGIPLGVTFSFLITSPLVNEIAIGLFIGLFGAKTTIIYVISGIILGSVGGYILQRLKLEGLLTPWVKEVLASAQRDQEVFQAENQTLMQRLPVIWAEVMMILKGVTPYVIVGIAIGGLMHGYIPEGFFEQYMAKENLFAVPIATILAVPMYSNAAGILPVVQVLVAKGIPLGTAIAFMMGVVGLSLPEAMLLKKVMTVKLIGIFFGVVTLCIIISGYVFNLIL
- a CDS encoding sulfite exporter TauE/SafE family protein, with the translated sequence MEYLQAILDNYELPILSAFILGLMTAISPCPLATNITATAFIAKNIQSKPKVLLSGLLYSLGRAFSYTVIGLMLYFGASKFHVARFFQQNGEKYLGPLLIIIGLMMLNVIRLKFLEGSSVQDRLAERFKDKGLLGSFLLGVIFALAFCPYSGALYFGVLIPMTISSTSGLYLPVVFAIGTGLPVMVFTYLLAFAVSRIGGVFTTVSKFEKVMRTSVGVVFIAVGFYYVLLFARTYF
- a CDS encoding OsmC family protein, producing MLNYTITAHSAKGGEAHGVANNGAVRFDASVSGQDGLPNPTELLLTALAACMLKNVERFSEILKFDYETADIEIYGVRNDSPPFISEITYTLTITSDMEERTKDLLHRNILKFGTITNTLARSTQLNGTLKTTYQQ
- a CDS encoding arsenate reductase ArsC, whose product is MSKRRILILCTGNSCRSQMAHGFLNAFDPTLEVVSAGTEPAKAVHSMAIEVMKAYNIDISTHRPRSVDDYLDRSFDHVITVCGGAKESCPMFTGQVRKRTHIGFEDPAHATGTVAEIRAEFERIRDEILVGFYAYYRNEIK
- a CDS encoding rhodanese-like domain-containing protein; amino-acid sequence: MNYLKFTTLAFLLLAIAPLSSSAQDATPKDVSVIRAKLMLRNGSTMIDVREKEEVAEVAYDVENVINIPLSQLQARMSEVPKDKPLVIACQSGSRSEQASMILLENGYTDLVNMEGGMNAWQEKGLEVIADGKSDKKACCADPKSKDCNPDGTCKPGAKAKEKACCSGTKK
- a CDS encoding TM0996/MTH895 family glutaredoxin-like protein is translated as MSKHVKILGTGCPKCKQTTAIVEQVIQENGLDASVEKVEDIMKIMEYNVISTPVLVIDEQICVKGRVPSKAEVLDLLTRTTA
- the arsB gene encoding ACR3 family arsenite efflux transporter translates to MGKFERYLSVWVFACILVGIAIGKFAGDSILFLSTWEIASVNVPVAILVWLMIYPMMVQIDFSSIKNVSSNWKGLGLTVFINWVVKPFTMAFFAWIFFTKIFQAWLDPEQAQQYLAGAILLGAAPCTAMVFVWSYLTKGDANYTLVQVSVNDLILLVAFIPIVRFLLGVTDIHIPYDVLVSSVIIFVVIPLTAGYLSNKYLIKSKGEQWFKDEFLTRLKPVSIAALLTTLVLLFAFQGDKIVDKPLDILLIAVPLTIQTYFIFFLTWFIGRYLRLQHSICAPSAMIGASNFFELAVAVAISLFGLNSGASLATVVGVLIEVPVMLSLVALANRWRY